Proteins encoded together in one Bactrocera neohumeralis isolate Rockhampton chromosome 4, APGP_CSIRO_Bneo_wtdbg2-racon-allhic-juicebox.fasta_v2, whole genome shotgun sequence window:
- the LOC126757508 gene encoding RNA polymerase II-associated protein 3 isoform X2 yields the protein MDALKKSHEIQLQVRNNAEEMRNTLNDLYSWEQEMKAKEKELHRRPANVDKEEQVNVPIRSHVLADKQPAQNNKQQKQQQQPSSRTNSVAKDNDNSPSSSSATTPTEKLEKPLDVNEEKRKQANEIKDKGNKHVKLGEYEKAINEYTNAIDIFPEDPIYFCNRALCYLKLERYNECIEDCEQAIEIDSLSVKAYYRRMQANECLGNDMDALKDCTTVLMIEPKNGEANKSLERINERLRKNVKSAKGPNFSAPRADMVDILPIDKPPYKRSNKPLRRVPIADVIGPKDTKNCENTNLKISDEDIDKLFNSNCGPFVEVKKSNNAVDKTPGQPAAALSKVTNKFNEKQNTKDDQKTSVIEVNRSSATAGRDVQLLSGNRPLPPPPTSTAQFYSNWKELTPAQKYKYLKSINVTQLRKVLGAGFDSDTLTDLLHTMRDFYLVQKDAATASTLLEISKNNQVGILSLLMSADERKIITDIVSTIKESKEAEQILKNFNLP from the exons atggATGCTTTGAAAAAATCGCATGAAATTCAGTTGCAAGTGCGCAATAATGCGGAGGAGATGCGAAACACACTAAATGATCTTTATAGTTGGGAACAGGAAATGAAGGCCAAAGAAAAGGAGTTACATCGACGTCCAGCTAACGTGGATAAAGAAGAG CAAGTAAATGTGCCAATACGAAGTCATGTTCTTGCAGACAAACAACCTGCGCAAAATaacaaacagcaaaaacaacaacaacagccaagTTCTAGAACAAACTCCGTTGCCAAGGATAATGATAATTCACCCTCGAGTTCCAGCG CCACAACACCTacggaaaaattagaaaaaccgCTTGATGTCAACGAGGAAAAACGTAAACAAGCTAATGAAATAAAAGATAAGGGCAACAAGCATGTTAAGCTGGGCGAATATGAAAAAGCTATTAATGAATACACCAACGCAATTGATATATTCCCAGAGGATCCCATATACTTTTGCAATCGCGCGTTGTGCTACCTGAAGTTGGAAAG atATAATGAATGCATTGAAGATTGTGAACAAGCCATAGAAATCGACAGTTTATCCGTTAAGGCTTACTATCGGCGCATGCAGGCGAATGAGTGTCTCGGCAATGATATGGATGCGCTTAAAGATTGCACGACTGTGCTTATGATCGAACCCAAAAATGGTGAAGCGAATAAAAGTTTGGAACGCATCAACGAAAGATTACGAAAAAATG taaaaagcGCCAAGGGTCCGAACTTTAGCGCGCCGCGTGCTGACATGGTTGACATACTGCCAATTGATAAGCCGCCATACAAACGTTCAAATAAACCGCTTCGACGTGTACCCATCGCGGATGTGATTGGCccaaaagatacaaaaaattgtgaaaatactAATTTGAAAATCTCCGATGAAGATAtcgataaattatttaatagtaATTGTGGTCCATTCGTCGAAGTTAAGAAGTCTAATAATGCCGTTGACAAAACGCCCGGCCAACCTGCTGCAGCTTTGAGTAaagttacaaataaatttaatgaaaaacaaaataccaAAGATGACCAAAAAACCTCAGTGATCGAAGTGAATCGATCAAGCGCGACGGCCGGCCGGGATGTGCAATTACTGAGTGGAAAC CGCCCCCTACCACCTCCGCCCACATCTACAGCGCAATTTTACTCGAATTGGAAAGAATTAACGCCTGCGCAGAAGTACAAATACTTAAAG AGCATTAATGTGACGCAATTACGTAAAGTACTCGGCGCTGGTTTCGATTCGGACACGCTTACGGACTTGTTACACACAATGCGCGACTTCTACTTAGTGCAGAAAGATGCAGCCACCGCTAGCACACTTTTGGAAATCAGCAAAAATAATCAAGTTGGCATATTATCACTGCTTATGTCGGCTGATGAACGAAAAA TTATCACCGATATCGTCAGCACTATTAAAGAGAGCAAAGAAGCGGaacaaattctcaaaaattttaatttaccttaa
- the LOC126757508 gene encoding RNA polymerase II-associated protein 3 isoform X1 — protein MDALKKSHEIQLQVRNNAEEMRNTLNDLYSWEQEMKAKEKELHRRPANVDKEEQVNVPIRSHVLADKQPAQNNKQQKQQQQPSSRTNSVAKDNDNSPSSSSGTTTPTEKLEKPLDVNEEKRKQANEIKDKGNKHVKLGEYEKAINEYTNAIDIFPEDPIYFCNRALCYLKLERYNECIEDCEQAIEIDSLSVKAYYRRMQANECLGNDMDALKDCTTVLMIEPKNGEANKSLERINERLRKNVKSAKGPNFSAPRADMVDILPIDKPPYKRSNKPLRRVPIADVIGPKDTKNCENTNLKISDEDIDKLFNSNCGPFVEVKKSNNAVDKTPGQPAAALSKVTNKFNEKQNTKDDQKTSVIEVNRSSATAGRDVQLLSGNRPLPPPPTSTAQFYSNWKELTPAQKYKYLKSINVTQLRKVLGAGFDSDTLTDLLHTMRDFYLVQKDAATASTLLEISKNNQVGILSLLMSADERKIITDIVSTIKESKEAEQILKNFNLP, from the exons atggATGCTTTGAAAAAATCGCATGAAATTCAGTTGCAAGTGCGCAATAATGCGGAGGAGATGCGAAACACACTAAATGATCTTTATAGTTGGGAACAGGAAATGAAGGCCAAAGAAAAGGAGTTACATCGACGTCCAGCTAACGTGGATAAAGAAGAG CAAGTAAATGTGCCAATACGAAGTCATGTTCTTGCAGACAAACAACCTGCGCAAAATaacaaacagcaaaaacaacaacaacagccaagTTCTAGAACAAACTCCGTTGCCAAGGATAATGATAATTCACCCTCGAGTTCCAGCGGTA CCACAACACCTacggaaaaattagaaaaaccgCTTGATGTCAACGAGGAAAAACGTAAACAAGCTAATGAAATAAAAGATAAGGGCAACAAGCATGTTAAGCTGGGCGAATATGAAAAAGCTATTAATGAATACACCAACGCAATTGATATATTCCCAGAGGATCCCATATACTTTTGCAATCGCGCGTTGTGCTACCTGAAGTTGGAAAG atATAATGAATGCATTGAAGATTGTGAACAAGCCATAGAAATCGACAGTTTATCCGTTAAGGCTTACTATCGGCGCATGCAGGCGAATGAGTGTCTCGGCAATGATATGGATGCGCTTAAAGATTGCACGACTGTGCTTATGATCGAACCCAAAAATGGTGAAGCGAATAAAAGTTTGGAACGCATCAACGAAAGATTACGAAAAAATG taaaaagcGCCAAGGGTCCGAACTTTAGCGCGCCGCGTGCTGACATGGTTGACATACTGCCAATTGATAAGCCGCCATACAAACGTTCAAATAAACCGCTTCGACGTGTACCCATCGCGGATGTGATTGGCccaaaagatacaaaaaattgtgaaaatactAATTTGAAAATCTCCGATGAAGATAtcgataaattatttaatagtaATTGTGGTCCATTCGTCGAAGTTAAGAAGTCTAATAATGCCGTTGACAAAACGCCCGGCCAACCTGCTGCAGCTTTGAGTAaagttacaaataaatttaatgaaaaacaaaataccaAAGATGACCAAAAAACCTCAGTGATCGAAGTGAATCGATCAAGCGCGACGGCCGGCCGGGATGTGCAATTACTGAGTGGAAAC CGCCCCCTACCACCTCCGCCCACATCTACAGCGCAATTTTACTCGAATTGGAAAGAATTAACGCCTGCGCAGAAGTACAAATACTTAAAG AGCATTAATGTGACGCAATTACGTAAAGTACTCGGCGCTGGTTTCGATTCGGACACGCTTACGGACTTGTTACACACAATGCGCGACTTCTACTTAGTGCAGAAAGATGCAGCCACCGCTAGCACACTTTTGGAAATCAGCAAAAATAATCAAGTTGGCATATTATCACTGCTTATGTCGGCTGATGAACGAAAAA TTATCACCGATATCGTCAGCACTATTAAAGAGAGCAAAGAAGCGGaacaaattctcaaaaattttaatttaccttaa